In the genome of Populus trichocarpa isolate Nisqually-1 chromosome 10, P.trichocarpa_v4.1, whole genome shotgun sequence, the window CTCACAATTTTGTCCACCTTGCTATAGCAGTGAATATTCTTTAAATGACAGGATGGAGTGTATTTGCCTTTAAGCATCTTTAGAAAGTGGAAGAGATGGAAAATCGCACCCCTGATCTTGATTGTTCTCAGAAAAGAGAATTGGAAGGTGAGAATTGTCCTGCGTGATTAATACCCCAAACTTTCTAGTTAGCCGCTGATCATGAACTTTTCATTTCAAGTTAATATACTCTTTTTTTAACAACACAGGAACTTTTCATCCTTAACAGTTCACGTGAATGATCACCTAGAAATCAATTGCACAACACATTTAAAAGGTTTAATTCGAGGGTGTTTTGgatcattgaaataatggatTAATTTCAACATCCCATACACGTACGCATACATAATTACCATGAATGTGTGGCATGTGCGTACATAAATGCCTCGCTAGCTAGTTCTAATTAAACATGAAAGCGTGAATTTATTCTTCTGGGACAAGCAAAAAAAGTGTTGGGGGACAATCTAGCCGTCAATATATAGAAATTTTATGTTCAGATCTTGAAAAGAGTGCGATAGGAAGGCACTGAAAGAATTAGGATAACATTTTGAATAACTCAAAATTCCTCGAATCACCcttttgaaaagatattaattatgaaatgtaaaaaaggaaagacaaaAACAATTCCCCGGTGGAATCTTGTCCATGAAGATACATATAATTGTGCACTTCTTATGCCCAGAGAGGTGACCATGCTATATCAATGATTAATCAATCAAACAACTATGGTTTCATAGGCATGGTCCGCATGTGCTTACGAGTCTTTACATGGAGGAGGTGGGACGTGGAAAGaactagccttttttttttcaaccctaTTCGTTTTGGATTCATCTTAGAGGAACTGGATATTCCTTTCTCTCCAATGAATTTCTAACCTTGCTTAAACAATGGTTAGTTTACTTCTGCTAGAGAATTTagtctcctttttttttgtttaaaaacacAAGTTTGGAGGGAAGAGAGGACGAGTTACAGGCACTTGATTGATGGCATGGCCTTGTTTTTTGTCGTAGCAATCCAGCCCTTTTTTGAAAGGAGGCCTAGTTTCTTATTGATATAGAGCCCAGTACTCAAGAAATGGATTGTTCGAGAGGCCCGATTAATGAGCCCCCCCAGCTCATTACACAAGGGCCTATCTTGGAACATCTCTCTCCGACGAAAATCATGGGCCTTCTTGAGAGTCGAGTCCATTGGCCTTTCTGTATGGCTCCGGCTATGGATAATCTTGCCGAACGAAGAACCACTTGCTAATGTAAGCACAAGAAACAAAACATGAATGGGAAGTCGAGCAGTTAAAGTTTAGATTTCTATTAACAAAAGAGATACCAGTTATACCTTACTTGTGACAGATTTAAGATTGTTTCATCTTAGGTCTTCCCTATGTTCATTAATTCTCCTTTTCAGTGGCCATCTGACATTGTTGACAGATTGTTTCAAGAAGTGCCGGAGGGTTAAttctattttgttgttttatgcaGACCCCGGCGACCCTCAAATTCTTGATGCATCATTAATTTCAATTCTTGGGATTTATATTCGGACAACATGAGTTTTTTGAACAACGTAAGTAAAGAACTCAACAATCCTTTTACATGGACATTACAGCGCTCAAAAAATGACTCAAACCTAATCACAGTAGAGTAATTAATCATCCTGTGAATGAAGATCGACGGCATAACTTTATAACGCATACCATATACTATTATGGTAGAAAATATACTGAGACAAAGTAGCCATTCTATTCAATATTCATAATACAAGATTTGCAGCACTTTTACTATTTTTCATTAGGGGAAACTTACAAGGCTAAAGGGTGTTCAGGAGTatgtaattgttgttttttaaaatatttttttattcaaaaatatcaaaataatatttttttttatttgttaaaaataatttttgacatttGATGAtccgaaaatatattaaaaaaattaaaacaaaaaatatttaaaatttcaggAAACATAATGAATAAGTATTAACAGAGACTATTAATTACCagcacattaattttttttatcttttaaatatttgaagttatgggtattatatttgttttaatatcttGAATATAATTCATGAAAAAGAATGTAATGTTTAACAAAAACTTGAATAATCTACGTGCAATGCCATTGCATGTCTAAaactagtgtgtgtgtgtgtgtgtgtgtgtctgtgtgtgtgtggtgtCCACTAGTCAGGGAGAGCATTCCTTGGTTCGGTTGGTTTTGACcgaaaaaattaaccaaattgaaatttacaaATGTGGAGAGAATTCAAGAAGAAAAGCAGGAGAATTGAGGGAGTGCACAAGAGAGAAAGGAGACAGAGAGATAGATGGGCTGGCAGATGACCTGAGCAAGCTTTGTAGCATGAGAACCAACTCTACATAGTCGTTTCAAGCCTGCTAAGCATGCATGGTTTCTGAGATCAATTAGAATTCTATTTCAGAGATTGATCCTCTCTTGCCAGGGTCAATAATGCATGTACTCAGAGCATTGATCCTTGTCTTGTGAAAATGGATTTAGCATGTTAGATGAGATTTctacttttgttgttttttcttctctccttttgcTATCTCCATAGCGTATCAAATTTACTGCCTTTAATGTAGGCTGTCATTCATGCGATAAACAAATTCCGGCCCCGAACAGAGCATGAAAAAgattttcccattttttttctccatgctCCCCCGACTCTTGATTGTTCTTATAAAAGAGATGCTGAAAGTAGGGATCCTTAGCCTTGTATTATAAAATACCACAAAGTATTAgaaattttccttttcaatgaAATGCAAATATCATATTCTTAACGATCACATTACAAGACATCTAAAAATCTGCCTATCAAACACCTCTTAAAATACATTTCAGAAAACTGATTCAAAGAAGTAACAAAAAACTGCCTTAGCCTGGCACACATTTCAGAAAATACCTGCAGGGTATACTATCAATGGCCTGAATTCATGGTTTCTATCAGCAACACTAGAGATCCTTTTTGGCTCTTAGTTTTGATGGCAAAGATTAAAAAGATGTGTGGGCTATAAGCCTAGAAGACACAACTTAAACAATCATCTGCATCTGTTGAGTTCATGAATGGAACAATCCAACCCCTCAACGGAAACAGAACCTGCAACTCTAAGCTCTAGTGGTTTCTGACAAACTACTGGGCCCCTTTCTCTCAACATACTTGGGAAATTTTCAATGTACCATCTCAACTCTGAGAGAAACATtcggtaaaaagaaaaattgaagcaCATGGGATTAGGGTACTGCACGCTCATCATGTACTATGAACTTGACTGCTTCCAAGTCTTGACAGCGTTGTCCAGTAACCAGTAACCACTAACCACCCTTTGGTACAATACATGAAACTActccatctctctttttttcgcAGCAATTTCTATTCAAGTGAACTGAAGCTATTAACCCCAGCACCATTTCATATACGTCCACACAAGCTAGTGGAACATGGATATGATCttaccttttttgttttatgatgcTTATTAAGCTTGTAATTGAGTTGGCAAAGCACCAACCACTTTGAACAAAACATGTGTGGATGATATTGGTGTGCTATTGCAGTTTGACGTGTACAAAGAATCCTGCCCAGAGGCAGACCCTTATATCTTATCTTGGGTTGAAAGTGCAATCTCCGAGGAACCAAGAACGGCAGCTTCCATGCTTCATCTTCCCTTCCATGATTGCTTTGTTAATGCAAgtcaaagtttaattttatgaacTTTACATATTGTTTCTCTTTATGAAAGCTTTTATTGCAATAGCAATGGCCATGATACAAATTGTGTTTTGCAGGGATTGGGCGCTTCAGTGTTGCTAGATGATACTGAGAACTTTGTGGGTGAAAAAAGCTGGACCATTGAACTTGAACTCGTTAAATCTGATCTGGAATCTGTTTGTCCTGAAACGGTTTCTTGTGCTAATATTCTCGCAGTTGTTGCCACTGATTCTGTtcttcttgtgtgttgcatttTTGCCACTCTTCATGTTAAAAGAATATCTTACTATCTTTAAATGGTTTGAACTAACCTGAATTCTACTTAATCTGCAGTCTGGTGGACCAAGTTAGGAAGTCCAGATGGGTAGGAAGGATAGCTTGAGTGCTAGCAAGGCAGCAGCGACTGGGAATATACGTGCTCCAAATTCTAGTGTATCAACTCGTAGTGGCTAATTTTCAGAATGTTGGCATCATACAGAATGATATGGTTGCCCTCTCAGGTAATATGTTTCCTATCCTAATGCATGTCAGGACACTCCTGCCACTTGAAAACCACGGTCTAATTGTGATTCGGCAGGTGCGCACACAATAGGAAAAGCTAGATGCTCAACTCTTAGCTCTCGATTCCTGTGCCCTGGTAACTACGGTGGCCGTGATGTTTATGTGGACTTCGTTCAGTCGCTACAGCAACCATGCTCATAAACTGTTGACAGCAACACGACTGTAGCACATCTTGACCTGGTGACCCCAGCTACATTCGACAATCTTCTCTAGGAAAGGGATTCCTTCCGTCTGACCAGTTCTTTGTAATAGAGATCGCACACGTGAGATTGCAGAATCCTACGTGGAGGACCATTATTATTCTTTGAGGAGTTCAAGAATTCCACGCTGAAAATGGGAGGCTTAAGGCCGCTTAAAGATGACAGGCGAAATATGTAGGAACTGTAGGACAGTCGACTAATCTTTCGATTACTACTAGCAAGATGACAAGCTACATGCTGATAACTTGGCTCAATTTAGAAGCTTTATCCATAATCCATGAGGTTTATATAAACGTTCGAgcgtgtaaaaaaaaaatactcgaaaattatagttttataatGTGTCCTAAAACGGTTAAACACCACTTTCGATTTTCTTTTCTGCTATGAATCTAGTATAACCCAACACTAATAAAATAAACCTGGCAAAAAAAGTACAACGCCTGGTgaatattactattattattcatCAGCATCACTTGCCATCTCGGATCCTCAAGTGGGGCCAAATATGGGGGTTATGTGGTTACAAGTGAATATTGGATCATAGGTAGCAACTGATATGTTATATAGGCAAGTCATTACCCCGTGTACTGATGGCACATAGGCATTTGCATTACAGCAACTGTTGAACAGTAAATCGCCACAGCTAGTAAAGATTAAGCTGGAAAAACTGTTCAATAAACATCTCATTTAGCATTTAAAGCTCATAGCAGTTGTTGCCGCTCCTGTCGGATTGCCAGTGCTCTCACTTGGCATTTCAAGTAGCTGTAACTTTGCCCATGTGCTGCCTCAGATTCCTCTCTTCAAGTTCCTGGAGAAGAACGCAACATAACATGAGTaagagaacaaaaaacaatgagCAAGACGAACAGAGAATTGAAAACTCCCAAACTGTCTTCCAAACCACATTTAAGGGTGTCTATGCCATCTTCCAAAACAATCTACCACATCTTGAGACTTGAATTGTCAGTCTcgtaaaaaaaagaatccaattcTACTCCCCAAAGCAACCCAATGTCCCATAATCATGACCCACTAATCATGTTATCTTGGCAGTTTGCACACAAGTGCAATGCTGCAGGTGCTTTCATTCAGTTTCATCCAAAAGGGCACCTTGCAAGGACGAGTTACTATTTTTGATGTTCAGGCATAATTTTCTAGGTTTCCTTTGCACTAATTCCTATTTGTCTTGAGAAACTTTGGGTGAAAAGAAAACCATCCCagagtaatataaaaatagaaaattatcagAACCTGCTGGCTTATTCCTCCACATCCAATCCTGAGCAACTGGACGCCCCTGCAGCAGACAATGACCTTAGGAATGATCTATTATTACAGAAAAGGTCCAAGGACACGGAAAAACACAAGGTACCTGGAAGCGTGTCGAATCGTTGACTGAACTAGCTGCTGCAGGTAATTGTGTATAACCATGTTCCTGCAAAGTcaaaaaaagatccaaaaggCAGATGACAAAAAACTCCTAACAGGAAAAAGATAAACGTGCAAAAGTTGTGTTCACATACATATTTCCTTCCATTTAAATCTTCAGTGAAAAAACAGATAGCAGAACACTTTCCACAGCTTTAATGAAGTCTAAATTCTAAAATGTGCCCGTGCAACAGGCATGGACTTGCATTCCATACAAGATACAAGATATTATaggtttaaaactaaaaattgtgCAGTTGCATGGTGTGGAGACCCAAATAGTTTCAGATTAAGGCTTGgttgttattgtttgttttaacaAGGGAGTAaatcaaacatataaaaaggCATCTTCTTGCATCTCCAATTTCATGACTTCTCGAGCAATTGTGGATAGCATGAAAAGCACATCCACCTAATGCAGAGCGCCATCTGCAACATTCCAATCAAAGCAAACTCCAGGGAATAAACCAGATTTAATACATGTAGGACACATTGATTTTTTGACAAGGGAACCAACAAAGATGGACGGGCTCAACCAAAAAAGTGCACCAGGGGCAATCTTTTTCATACAATGCAATCTACAAACGATCCAAAACTACACCAATCATTCCCTGGATTAACAGACAGGCTAAATTTCTTTGGACAACAAGACCTCTGGTGGGTGACAATACTTTCAATTATCATTGGGAATTCATATGAGTTTATGTAATACATTTACATTCTTCCATTTAAAATTTCTATGCAGTTATTATCTTACCACCTGCAAAATATGCAACTTGACACATTGTAATGGTATGTGGAATGGCCAGGCAAAGACTGAGGCTTAATTTGCTAAACCAGCCATACAACAACTAATAGAAAAATCAGTACTCAAAAGTAAGTACCCACAAAAGGAGGCTTTTAAGGCAGTCTCATTTTAAGACAGGCATTACTGTGACacattaacaaataacaaaatgctTTCTGATGACTGGTAATTATCTGAGCATATCTTGTTGACCCCTAACTTCAGTAGTGGCATACTGGAAGTTCATGATATGGAGTTAGCGAGGAGATATGATATGCACTACAATTTGGAACAACAATATAGACACTAACcgtagaagaaaaggaaggctGTGGCTGCTGTTGCTGGTGGCGAAACTGTGTTTGAAGATGCACCTGTTGGGTTTGTGGCACTTGCTGGGTGGGCAAAACTTGAGGATTTGTCTGTGGTTGAGGCAGTTGAACTGGAGGTTTTTGGtgcagttgctgctgctgctcaaATAATTTCAATTCTTCAGGCTTCTCCCACTGTCCAGTCACAGGGAAAAATTAACAGCTAATTCAAACAATTAAGTGCCAACAACAGAGCAAATCAACGATCAGTTGCTTACTCGGCTTTCATGAGTTACACCGTTATAATAGTACTTGAATCCCTCAGGGGATGTATGCTCAGTCCAATTACATTTTACAGGAGCTACAGTCTGACTCATAACACCTGCAGTAGGAGCAGAAGTAGATGGAGGCAAATCTACAGGAAGTGGAGTGCTGGCAACTGCTTGTGGAGGCCACTGAGAATGTGAAGGCAGGCAGTGCTTTCAGTATATAATCATAATAACACAAGTTTAACAAGCAAAAGGAAGTACAACAGCAAACACAAGATTGAGagaaaatagtataatttcTTAGATGGGCAAATTAGTGCAGCATCCTAACATGAGAAACTGGAATTTGGGTTTTCACGAAGTGAAGGGTGCCCCACGAAAAGACAAGTGGTATAAATGTAAGTAAAATATCATGGGCACTAACAGGTCAGACAGATAAAATTTTATCCAACGCCAACACCCAGCAACACTTTCAAGTTCAAGTTTCCTTGTGATCAGAACTACTTTTCCAGAAACCAAAATCATGTTTCCAGCTTTTGATAGCAGTTTTAACCAATGACGTCAAGCAAATGATCTAGAGCTGTATGCGCATTAAACCTTGCAGCCCAATACATGACTTTTACCAAATTTTGAAGAGAAGTGAGTAATGAATCTAGGAATTCCCGACCACTACACAGCTCTTTACCCTCTAAAAGCTTATCGTACCTGCTGTCTTGGAGCCTGGGGACTCTGTTGCAGTGTGCTCTGGTTTGATGGTTGCATCATCTGCAACTGTTGCTGCAGCTGGGAAAAAGCCTGCTGAGATGACTGAAAGCTTGCTTGCAGGGTTTGAGTTTGTTGTGACAGCATCTGAGCTAACTGAGAAGGGGACTGCTGGAGAGGCTGAAGTAGTTGCTGCTGAACAGGTGCAGGCAATTGCTGTTGATTTATTGCTACAGACATGGAGTGGGGGGCTTGTAGTGCTACAGTTGATGAGATGCCCTGCTGGATCTCAGTTTGAGAAGCAGGTAACTGTCTTCCAAAGCCAATCATATGCTGTGATGGCAGTGCTTGACTGAAGGGTGTTTGACCAGTTGCAAGCGAACTCTGTAGCTGACTGACATGAGAAGTCTGTGTCTGAGGATAGGAAGATGCAGCTTGAGCATGTAGTTGAAGGGAAGGTGGCAAGTGCTGAGGCGATTGAAGTGGTTTCTGCAGAGGTGATATTTGCTGGCTAGCAGGGGGGAGATGCTGCAGTGACTGGTTAACagtctgaaaaaataaaaacatgtagaCAATATTTGTTAGTCTAGGATGACAATGAGAAGCACATGCAGGCATCAATAAGTGTCTTCATGTGCCCAAGATGCAGCAGGAGAAACTGTCAATCCTCAAAGTTCTGTAAGAATAGAAGTAACAGTGTCGAACCATGTGGGTCTGGGGTCTGAATTGCTAAAGCTAGCAACAAGAAACATATGCTTAGAATTAAACAAAGGAAACTCGTGCGCAACAAAGGAGACAAGTTTCTCATAAGAAGATATTCAATATACCatccaatcaaagaatataCATGTCAAGAAAAAGACTGCCAACTCCATGAATCTCTAAGTGGGATTCGTGACAAGAAAAGGGGTATTTTATCAAAAGTGAACATGATCAGGTGATCAATATaccatccaataaaaaaaattgttttgtaagTAAAAGACCAGATTAATCATGCATTTGCTTAAAgagtcaaaacaaaaattaatcatgGGTAAGAGAAAATGCTAAAGAGTTTCAACGTATCAGATAACTGCAAATAGTCTTACCTGGTTTAAAGGCATTGCTAAGTCACCAGACCTAGGAGGCAACTGATTCCCAAAACCATGAACACCAGCATTGGAGGAAGGACCCATATTCTGGGGACTCATTGGAAGCCAAGCATTAGGCGGAATATGGTCACCCATAGGATCCCCTAAATTTGGTGGCGGTCTAACAAAAGTGAGCATGAAAGCAATAATGTCAAAACAATAGATAAATAGAGAAGCTGAAGTGACAGTTTATTTTACCAGAATGTTAAGGGAAAATTTACCTAAGCCCTGAAGCTTGAAATCTTGGGCCGGCACCTGGACTACCAAATGCAGGACCACctctggggaaaaaaaaaagctccaaCATTTATTTTGTGAATTTCATTCAAAATGTAACAAGAAATGTACAAGTAATCCAGAGTGAAAGATGATCACAGCTGAAAAACCTTGAGTCTCCTCCAGGCCTGGGCCTCTTAGGATCTGCAAACCGGACAGTTAATGGTTGCTCACAACCCTGAACAGTTCAGAAAATTGAAGTAAAAAGGTGACACTTAATATTATATTCAGTAAACCTAACATCATAAAAGCAGCAAGCACTCCTTACTCTCATTGTATATATTCCGTTAAGACCATTAATAGCTGCCAATGCCATGTCTCTATGGGAGTATTTAACAAAACCACAACCTTCAGAATGAATTCAACAGGAGAATCAGCAGTCGAAAGTTAGAAACATGATGGTATTAGCTTCACATAGTTAagataataaagaaaaggaagtgcCAAGAAGAATGCACTGAGAAGAAGCATCAACCCTGCATGCTGTCACATAAAATGTTGGCCAATTGTTTACTGAGATATAGACTGATAATACCACCCATCCCTTATTGTTATGTagataatttagaaaaagaacAATAACAATCTAATTTGCTCCACAAAtacctagaaaaaaatatgcGGCAttaagttgaaaagaaaatgaattcaaATACAGGAATATTATGTTTCTTAACATGAAGTAAGAGTTAAGGGCACACCACGACTCTGCTTCATTTCATCACGCATAAGGTAAACATCTTCAACCCGACCATATGGTGTAAAAATCTGAACAAAGAAACACTTATTATTATACACATGCCTAGAAAGAAAAAGTAAACTGAATAAACGAAATTCATATATGCATCTATGAGGGAATGGTATAGAAGGTATATCTACTCATCAGATAAACCAACAAACTGTTAAATATTCACTAGAAGAGAATAAAGCATTCATTAAGAGGGAGAGAGGAAGGCAAGCTGTCAGAAGAATGACAAAACAATAAACAACCAAAAGACATGTGACATACTTCCTCAACTTCCTTTTCTGTAGCCTGTTTGTTCAGTGAACCAACAAACAACTTGTACTCAACTGCACCTACCATACAAAGGAAAAAATCAGGGAaggaaattagaaattagaaat includes:
- the LOC18102616 gene encoding flowering time control protein FCA isoform X1; translated protein: MNRHRGGDRYSDSDNDNDNYNYNTSSYNNTIDNQDSSYPNRRPSRFSDAPSRFSDSPINRYSDNGNSNNYTNYNLRSPNNYHGGGGGRRAFDSPPGGGVGGDGGFRPMGGGGDGGFRPMGGAGGGFVPNYQVPPPLSLPPQNISGRKRGFHGSSPDRFDGGGGRSGFAFAKLFVGSVPRTATEMDIRPLFEEHGNVIEVALIKDKRTGQQQGCCFIKYATSEEADRAIRALHNQRTLPGGVGPIQVRYADGERERLGAVEYKLFVGSLNKQATEKEVEEIFTPYGRVEDVYLMRDEMKQSRGCGFVKYSHRDMALAAINGLNGIYTMRGCEQPLTVRFADPKRPRPGGDSRGGPAFGSPGAGPRFQASGLRPPPNLGDPMGDHIPPNAWLPMSPQNMGPSSNAGVHGFGNQLPPRSGDLAMPLNQTVNQSLQHLPPASQQISPLQKPLQSPQHLPPSLQLHAQAASSYPQTQTSHVSQLQSSLATGQTPFSQALPSQHMIGFGRQLPASQTEIQQGISSTVALQAPHSMSVAINQQQLPAPVQQQLLQPLQQSPSQLAQMLSQQTQTLQASFQSSQQAFSQLQQQLQMMQPSNQSTLQQSPQAPRQQWPPQAVASTPLPVDLPPSTSAPTAGVMSQTVAPVKCNWTEHTSPEGFKYYYNGVTHESRWEKPEELKLFEQQQQLHQKPPVQLPQPQTNPQVLPTQQVPQTQQVHLQTQFRHQQQQPQPSFSSTEHGYTQLPAAASSVNDSTRFQGRPVAQDWMWRNKPAGT
- the LOC18102616 gene encoding flowering time control protein FCA isoform X2 — encoded protein: MNRHRGGDRYSDSDNDNDNYNYNTSSYNNTIDNQDSSYPNRRPSRFSDAPSRFSDSPINRYSDNGNSNNYTNYNLRSPNNYHGGGGGRRAFDSPPGGGVGGDGGFRPMGGGGDGGFRPMGGAGGGFVPNYQVPPPLSLPPQNISGRKRGFHGSSPDRFDGGGGRSGFAFAKLFVGSVPRTATEMDIRPLFEEHGNVIEVALIKDKRTGQQQGCCFIKYATSEEADRAIRALHNQRTLPGGVGPIQVRYADGERERLVEYKLFVGSLNKQATEKEVEEIFTPYGRVEDVYLMRDEMKQSRGCGFVKYSHRDMALAAINGLNGIYTMRGCEQPLTVRFADPKRPRPGGDSRGGPAFGSPGAGPRFQASGLRPPPNLGDPMGDHIPPNAWLPMSPQNMGPSSNAGVHGFGNQLPPRSGDLAMPLNQTVNQSLQHLPPASQQISPLQKPLQSPQHLPPSLQLHAQAASSYPQTQTSHVSQLQSSLATGQTPFSQALPSQHMIGFGRQLPASQTEIQQGISSTVALQAPHSMSVAINQQQLPAPVQQQLLQPLQQSPSQLAQMLSQQTQTLQASFQSSQQAFSQLQQQLQMMQPSNQSTLQQSPQAPRQQWPPQAVASTPLPVDLPPSTSAPTAGVMSQTVAPVKCNWTEHTSPEGFKYYYNGVTHESRWEKPEELKLFEQQQQLHQKPPVQLPQPQTNPQVLPTQQVPQTQQVHLQTQFRHQQQQPQPSFSSTEHGYTQLPAAASSVNDSTRFQGRPVAQDWMWRNKPAGT